In the genome of Hyphobacterium sp. CCMP332, one region contains:
- a CDS encoding low molecular weight phosphotyrosine protein phosphatase — MKIKVLFVCLGNICRSPMAEGLMISKIKARGIDHIDVESAGTSNYHIGEMPDNRMLETAAQNGIILESRARQFSMLDFEKFDYIIAMDKSNKADILKLARNDEERKKVRLMRDFDDKSDENDVPDPYFGGHKGFEYVFDILERSSENLLNSILENRT, encoded by the coding sequence ATGAAAATAAAAGTGCTTTTTGTCTGTCTAGGGAATATTTGCCGTTCGCCGATGGCTGAAGGATTAATGATTTCAAAGATAAAAGCGAGAGGTATCGATCATATTGACGTGGAAAGCGCCGGAACTTCAAATTATCATATCGGAGAAATGCCCGATAACAGAATGTTGGAAACGGCGGCACAAAATGGAATTATCCTGGAAAGTAGGGCTAGGCAGTTTTCTATGTTAGATTTTGAAAAGTTCGACTATATTATCGCAATGGATAAGAGCAATAAAGCTGATATTTTAAAATTGGCACGAAATGATGAAGAACGCAAAAAGGTTCGTTTAATGCGTGATTTTGATGATAAATCGGATGAAAACGATGTACCGGACCCTTATTTTGGAGGCCATAAAGGTTTTGAATATGTTTTCGACATTCTCGAGCGCTCCAGTGAAAACTTACTTAATTCAATTCTCGAAAACCGCACCTGA
- a CDS encoding aspartate kinase gives MHKVFKFGGASVKDSEAVINMVQIIREHYVKDEVLVVVVSAMGKTTNSLEEILYKCIDGFDYKNDLENIKKFHLNIIRGLQSANEQIIIDELEDFIFQLEKSLHSIKSESFISESEKYDRIVPFGELISTKILSNYFEDQDIQNCWLDARKFVITTNDFREGIIKWEKSEQNILNLKDQAALYLTQGFIGSTEDGRMSTLGREGSDFTAAIFGNILNAESITIWKDVPGILNADPKLFKDTALFENLSYTEASEMTYYGASVIHPKTIKPLANKNIPLIVKSFIKSNQDGTVISKEPAKKLLPVTILKRNQVLISFKVKDFTFINEEQIGLVFHALNENLIKINVMQNSAISLTIAIDNRRDKIDALIKNLEHAFDIDKIENLSLITIVNHEHKSISRIIDNYNVILEQRTLKTCQYIISGAVFEN, from the coding sequence ATGCATAAGGTTTTCAAATTTGGAGGTGCTTCTGTAAAAGATTCAGAAGCAGTAATTAATATGGTTCAAATCATCCGTGAACATTATGTAAAGGATGAAGTATTGGTGGTGGTCGTCTCGGCGATGGGCAAAACCACCAATTCATTGGAGGAAATTTTATACAAATGCATAGACGGATTCGACTACAAAAATGACCTTGAAAACATTAAAAAATTTCACTTAAATATAATTCGTGGATTGCAATCCGCAAATGAGCAAATAATCATTGATGAACTCGAGGATTTCATTTTTCAATTAGAAAAATCTCTCCACAGCATTAAATCCGAAAGTTTCATTTCGGAAAGTGAAAAATACGACCGTATCGTTCCATTTGGTGAATTGATTTCAACAAAAATACTATCCAATTATTTTGAAGACCAGGACATTCAAAATTGCTGGTTGGATGCCAGAAAATTCGTGATAACAACGAATGATTTCAGAGAGGGTATTATTAAATGGGAAAAGAGCGAACAAAATATACTCAATCTAAAAGATCAAGCAGCGCTATATCTTACACAGGGTTTTATCGGTTCTACTGAGGATGGCAGAATGAGTACTTTGGGAAGAGAGGGTTCGGATTTCACTGCGGCGATTTTTGGAAATATTTTAAACGCTGAATCAATAACTATCTGGAAAGATGTTCCGGGTATTTTGAATGCCGATCCAAAATTGTTTAAGGATACTGCTTTGTTTGAAAACCTTTCCTACACTGAAGCTTCTGAAATGACCTATTACGGTGCATCCGTAATTCATCCCAAAACAATTAAACCTCTCGCAAACAAGAATATACCTTTGATTGTAAAATCATTTATTAAATCGAATCAGGATGGAACAGTTATAAGTAAAGAGCCAGCCAAAAAACTATTACCGGTAACCATTCTAAAAAGAAATCAAGTACTGATTTCATTTAAAGTGAAGGATTTTACATTTATCAATGAGGAACAAATCGGTCTTGTCTTTCATGCCTTAAATGAAAACCTGATCAAAATCAATGTAATGCAGAACTCAGCAATATCACTGACCATTGCTATTGACAACAGAAGGGACAAAATTGATGCTTTGATAAAAAATTTGGAACATGCCTTCGATATAGACAAAATCGAAAACCTATCTTTAATTACCATTGTTAATCACGAGCATAAAAGTATCTCAAGAATTATTGATAATTACAATGTAATATTGGAGCAAAGGACCTTGAAAACCTGTCAATATATTATATCAGGTGCGGTTTTCGAGAATTGA
- the fbp gene encoding class 1 fructose-bisphosphatase, with protein sequence MEETIAKRVGTTLDRFINEKQAEFAFATGELSQLLRDIALAAKITNREINRAGLSDITGSFNKQNVQGEEQQRLDVIANYRFMRALKKGGEVCAIVSEEEEDINFTGNDDAKYVIAIDPLDGSSNIDVNVAIGTIFSIYRRKSNIGDQPKMDDVLQKGSEQIAAGYVLYGSSTMLVYTTGHGVNGFTYEPSLGEFFLSHPNMNTPETGRLYSINEGNYKDFDISLKKYIELCRDRKYSGRYIGSLVADFHRNLLKGGIYIYPATSNSPEGKLRLIYECNALAFIVEQAGGMATDGKNRILDIKPTDLHQRVPYYVGSSKMVEEAMKNN encoded by the coding sequence ATGGAAGAAACTATTGCCAAACGCGTCGGCACAACTTTAGATAGATTTATAAATGAAAAACAAGCTGAATTTGCTTTTGCGACAGGAGAGTTATCCCAACTATTAAGAGACATTGCACTTGCAGCAAAAATTACCAATAGAGAAATAAACAGAGCCGGGCTTTCAGACATTACAGGTTCATTTAACAAACAGAATGTTCAGGGAGAAGAACAACAACGACTCGACGTGATAGCTAATTACCGTTTCATGAGAGCCTTGAAAAAAGGTGGAGAAGTGTGTGCGATCGTATCAGAGGAGGAAGAAGATATTAATTTTACCGGGAATGATGACGCGAAATATGTAATAGCCATCGACCCTTTGGATGGTTCTTCAAATATTGATGTCAATGTTGCAATAGGAACAATCTTTTCCATTTACAGAAGAAAATCAAATATTGGAGATCAGCCCAAAATGGATGATGTTTTGCAAAAGGGATCTGAACAAATTGCCGCCGGATATGTCTTGTACGGTTCGAGTACCATGCTTGTTTATACCACCGGCCACGGAGTAAATGGATTTACCTATGAGCCATCTTTAGGCGAATTCTTTTTATCACATCCAAATATGAACACGCCCGAAACCGGGAGATTGTACAGTATAAATGAGGGTAATTATAAAGACTTCGATATTTCACTTAAAAAATACATTGAGCTTTGCAGGGATAGAAAGTATTCTGGCCGCTATATAGGATCTCTCGTGGCAGACTTTCACAGAAACTTACTTAAAGGTGGAATTTACATATACCCGGCAACCAGTAATTCACCTGAAGGGAAACTGCGTTTGATCTACGAATGTAATGCACTTGCTTTTATTGTAGAACAGGCAGGCGGAATGGCAACCGATGGCAAAAATAGAATACTGGATATAAAACCGACAGACCTTCATCAAAGAGTACCTTATTATGTCGGCTCAAGTAAAATGGTGGAAGAAGCAATGAAAAATAACTAA
- a CDS encoding outer membrane beta-barrel protein has translation MKKYLIPILSICFLNSSFAQEIKVDAIAGFNASQLDGDRMAGFNKLGLLLGGSAGVNLKENFKVELRILYSQKGSRFTDKDPVDLNFRLNYLDFPMVFRYRLDQKFFELAENIELEAGLQFSYLLEAKEGDPLIGFVRLYDAFEPRIYGFILGCSYNYDRYTFRLNFQRSLVSTNKSLSFLDRTLSFTLAYSLAKD, from the coding sequence ATGAAAAAATACTTAATTCCGATACTTTCAATATGTTTTTTGAATAGTTCTTTTGCTCAGGAAATAAAGGTAGACGCAATAGCGGGTTTTAATGCCTCACAATTGGATGGTGATAGAATGGCGGGTTTTAATAAATTAGGCTTATTGCTGGGAGGATCTGCAGGAGTAAATTTAAAGGAAAATTTCAAAGTTGAATTGCGCATTTTATACAGTCAAAAAGGCAGTCGATTTACGGATAAAGATCCGGTTGATTTAAATTTCAGACTCAATTACCTTGATTTCCCGATGGTTTTCCGATATCGTCTTGATCAAAAATTCTTTGAACTAGCCGAGAACATTGAGCTGGAAGCGGGACTACAATTTTCATATTTATTGGAGGCTAAAGAAGGTGATCCTTTAATTGGTTTTGTTAGGTTATACGATGCCTTTGAACCTAGGATTTATGGTTTTATTCTCGGTTGCTCTTATAACTATGACAGGTATACTTTCAGATTAAATTTTCAAAGGTCTTTGGTTAGTACCAACAAATCCTTGTCATTTCTTGACCGAACATTGAGCTTCACTTTGGCCTATAGTTTGGCTAAAGATTAA
- a CDS encoding DUF5606 domain-containing protein, producing MKLNFDEIVSVAGKGGLYKILKPTKNGYIVEELNDSRKKMVLGPNHRVSLLKEISIYTTDQEGAIPLKDVYGKIKSKYSDALPVSSKDDSSELFTFLGGIVPEFDADKVYHSDVKKLVAWYSLILEEDPNISFKEDEKSAPTTEKEEKKKVSKPKPKKAPIAKNQNASSKKGSQKPITPQKKG from the coding sequence ATGAAGTTAAATTTTGACGAAATCGTATCAGTAGCCGGTAAAGGAGGGCTTTATAAGATATTAAAACCAACTAAAAACGGTTACATTGTTGAAGAATTAAATGATTCACGAAAAAAAATGGTTTTAGGACCTAATCACCGTGTATCCTTGCTCAAGGAAATTTCTATTTATACTACGGATCAGGAAGGGGCCATTCCTTTAAAAGATGTTTATGGAAAAATAAAAAGTAAATATTCAGATGCACTACCGGTTTCTTCGAAAGATGACAGCAGTGAATTATTTACATTTTTGGGTGGAATAGTGCCTGAATTTGATGCTGACAAAGTATATCATTCAGATGTCAAAAAACTGGTAGCATGGTATTCATTAATTTTGGAAGAGGATCCGAATATTTCCTTTAAGGAAGATGAAAAGAGTGCCCCTACAACCGAAAAAGAGGAGAAAAAGAAAGTTAGCAAGCCAAAACCTAAAAAAGCACCTATAGCAAAAAATCAGAACGCCTCTTCAAAAAAAGGAAGTCAAAAGCCAATTACTCCCCAAAAGAAGGGCTAG
- a CDS encoding YihA family ribosome biogenesis GTP-binding protein: MTKVEDLKEVEFVKSSSDFSQCPEDGLPEFAFIGRSNVGKSSLINYLTNRKNLAKTSSTPGKTQLINHFKIDEELYFVDLPGYGYAKVSKGQKKVFQRLITDYLEGAKKLYCVFVLIDSRHKAQNIDLEFLEYLGIKQIPFAIVFTKVDKLSTNQAKKQIENYKNELLKSWEYLPDIFITSATRQRGKNEIINFVKHFTS; the protein is encoded by the coding sequence ATGACCAAAGTGGAAGATCTCAAAGAGGTAGAGTTTGTTAAAAGTAGTAGTGATTTTTCACAATGTCCGGAGGATGGCCTTCCGGAATTTGCGTTTATTGGCAGGTCAAATGTAGGTAAGTCAAGTCTGATTAATTATTTGACAAATAGAAAAAATCTAGCGAAAACATCATCTACACCCGGCAAAACCCAATTAATAAACCATTTTAAAATTGATGAAGAATTGTATTTTGTCGATTTACCAGGATATGGCTACGCTAAGGTGTCCAAAGGGCAAAAAAAAGTGTTTCAAAGACTTATTACGGATTATCTTGAAGGGGCCAAAAAACTTTATTGTGTTTTTGTGCTAATTGATTCACGACATAAAGCTCAAAACATTGACCTGGAGTTTTTAGAATACCTGGGGATAAAACAAATCCCATTTGCTATTGTATTTACCAAGGTTGATAAATTATCTACTAATCAAGCTAAAAAGCAAATTGAAAATTATAAAAATGAATTGCTTAAGTCCTGGGAGTATTTGCCCGATATATTTATTACCAGTGCAACACGGCAAAGGGGCAAGAATGAAATAATAAACTTTGTAAAACATTTTACCAGTTAA